GGCCAGAGGCGTCGGATTGGGCCCTTTCCCGGCGCGGTCGAAATCGATCTTCAAGTGCTGCGGGCGGAACACGATATCCACTTCGGTGCCATCCGCCACGCCGGGCGCAAGGAACTGGCCGAAGGCCGTTTCGGTCAGCGCGCCGCGCACAGTGCCCTGAATGACGTTGATGTCGGAGAAGAAGGCCGCCGCGGCGCGGTCCACAGGCTTGTTGTAGATGTTGTAGGGCGCGCCCTGCTGAACGATCTTGCCGTCGCGCATCAGCGCGATCTGATCGGCCATGCGCATGGCCTCATCGGGCTCGTGCGTGACCAGCAGAACCGCCGTGCCTTCTTCCTTCAGCACCGCAAGCGTTTCATCGCGGATGTCATCGCGCAGGCGGTTATCAAGGCCGGAGAAGGGCTCGTCCATCAGCATGATGCGCGGGCGTGGAGCTAGCGCTCGGGCCAGTGCCACGCGCTGCTGCTCGCCGCCCGAAAGCTGGTGCGGGTGTTCGTCGGCAAAATGCAGAAGGCCCACGCGGGTGAGCAGCTCCTCCACCCGCGCGCGCTTCTCCGCCGCACTCCCTTTGAGGCCGAAGGCGACGTTCTGCGCGATGGTCAGGTGCGGAAACAGCGCGAAATCCTGAAACATCAGGCCAATGCCGCGCCCTTCCGGCGGCACGCGGTGGATCGTGTCGCAGACAAGCTTGCCGTCGACGTAGATCTCGCCGCTGCTCTGCATGTCCACGCCCGCGATGATGCGCAAGGTCGTTGATTTGCCGCAGCCCGAAGGGCCGAGCAGGCAGGTCACTTCCCCCGCCGCGATCTGCAGCGAGACGCCGTCCACCACGTTGCGGCCGCCGAAGCGGCGGGTGATGTTGCGGATTTCCAGTCTGGGTGCGGTGCCTGCCAAAGGTTCTTGCCTGAAGTGTACCCGATCAATTCCATCGGGCTTTCCTCAGGCAGATACCAGCCCTAATTGCCCGGCACAACCCTCGCCGCCGCGCGCGCGCCGGTGAGAACAGCTGCAAAGCCCACGACCAAAACCACGACGCAGATCGCCAGCAACTGCTCGTACTTGTGTCCCTCCGGCAGCAGCGCGGCCACGAAGGGCTCGGCGCGCAGGAAATAGGCGGCAGCCCCCAGCATGGCGGCAGCAAAGGCCACGCCGAAGGCCCAGCGCGGGATGGCGCGGCCCTGCACGAGTCCGATGATCAGCACCGGCGTCAGGAACATGCTCGCGGTGCCGGAGACGGCCACGGCGTCAAACAGCGTCTGGTTGCCCGAAAGGGTCAGCAGCGCGCCGATGCCCATGAAGGCAACCATGGCGATCCGCCCACCCGACAGCGTGCGGGGCAGCCAGCGCAGCTCTTCCACGCAGAGCCGCGCGGCGGAGGCCAGGGCGCTGTCCAGCGTAGAGAGAGCCGAGACGAGCAACGAGAGCAGCAGCGCGGCGAAGATCCACGGCGGGAACATCCCGGCCCAGGTTCCGATCAGCTCGCCCTCATAGCCCGCGCCCACAAGGCCGGCCTGAATGCCGAAGAAGCCGAAGCCGATGATGCAGGCCGTGCTGATCCAGAAGGCGTGCAGGAACGAAAGCTTCGTCGTGCGCGCATCGGCCAGGAAGCCACGGTCCATCATCACAGGATCATGCGCCGGGTAGGAGAAGACCTGCAGGAAGGCCACCAGTAGCAGCACCCAGCCGTTGTAGCTGCCCGAGGTGCCCGGCGCGGTGAGCACGGCGGCAAGCGAGAAGCCGGGGCTGAGGATCAGCGCGAGGAAGGCGGCGGCGAAGACCACGAGGAAGACGATCATCTGCACCACATCGGTGCGCAGCGAAGCCGAAAGCCCGCCGGCCGCGGAATAGGCCAGCCCAAAGCCCGCGACCGCCAGCACCGACCAAAGCTGCGCGCCCTCTACCCCGGGCAGCACCGCGCCGAAGATCAGGCCGACAACGAGCAGGTTTGCGAAGACCTCCGACAGCAGCCGCAGCCCGATGACGAAATTGTAGCAGCCGGTGCCAAAGCCACCGAAGCGCTGCGAAAGCCAGTCCTGCACGCTGCGCCCGCCGCCTGCGCGGATGCGCGCCACGATGAAGCCGCCGGTCAGGAAGGAGCCATAGTAGGCTGCATAGGCGAGGGTTCCGGCCATGCCGTAGAAATAGCCGAGGATCGCGGCGTTCATCAGCGAGCGGGCGAAGATCCAGGTGGTGACCTGGCTCAGAACGAGCGTCCAAAGCCCCGGTGCCGCGCCCTGCGCGCCGATGCCGCCGAAGAAGCCCTCCGGCGTGGCCTTGCGCGGTGCGACGGCGAGGCTTGCGGCAATGACGAGCCCGAAAAGAGCAATGAGGATAATGGCCTGCATGGGGATCTTCCTGTTGTGCGTCACCTGTTGACCCAATGCTTACACACCGCTCCCCTTGCGGCGCGAGTGGAAAGAACGGGGGTGACAGGATCGTGAGAGCCATCTTACTGTTTGGTGAACACTGTGGCCCGTGGAAGGCAAAGGGGAACGGCATGAAGAACATCGTGGTTGCCACTGATCTGTCGGGCCGCTCCGCCCATGCGCTCAGCCGCGCCTTTCAACTGGCCGCGCAATCCGGGGCCTCGGTGACGGTAGTGAAGGTCGCGGATGAGGATCTGCCCGCCACCATGTCGGCCAAGATCCAAATCGACGCGCAGGAGATGCTGGAGGCGCTCTGTCGGGCGGAGGCCGCAAAACATCCCGCGCCTTTCTCCATTGAGGTGCTCACCGGCGATCCGGCGCAATGCATCCGCGCCTGCGCCCGTGATTATGACAGCGATCTGATCGTGCTCGGCGCCCACCGGCGGCGCGGCTTTCTGGACGGGATGCGCGAAACCACGCTGGAGCATCTGGTGCGGATCGTGCGCCGCCCTGTCCTGCTGGCTTCGCTGCCTGCCGATGCGCCTTATACGAAGGTTCTGGTGCCGATGGATTTCTCGCCCGCCTCCACGGCAGCGGCGAAAGCGGCGCTGAAAGTGGCGCCAGCCGCCGAGATCGCCGCCTTCCACGCGGTGCATGTGCCCTATCAGGGCATGGCGCGCGGTGGCCCCGAGAAGGGCATGGAGGATGTGTTTCTGAACGAAGCCCACGAGGAGCGCGACCGCTGGCAGGCGCAATCGGGCCTGCCCGAGAGCTTCCCCCTGCCCGACATCAGCGAGGGGTCCGCCCAGCAGCTTTTGGACGCGAAACTGGCGCTCTTCGGCCCGGACCTGATCGCCATCGGGGCCCACAGCCGCGCCACGGCGGCGCGCTGGATCGTGGGCAGCTTCGCCGCCGGGCTGGTGCGCAACCCGCCCTGCGACGTGCTGGTGACACGCCCCGCGTAAAGCCGGGCGCGCCGCTGCCTTACAGCGTGGCGTTCACCGCGCCACCGTCCAGCAGCACGTTCTGGCCCACGATGAAGCCTGCGTGCTGGGAGCAGAGGAAGGCGCACATGGCCCCGAACTCGGCCGAGGTGCCATACCGCCCGGCGGGGATTGTGGCGGCGCGCTGCGCAATGGCGTCTTCCATCGAGATGCCCTGCTGCTGCACCACGGCGTTATCAAGCGCGATAGCGCGATCCGTGGCGTGGATGCCCGGCAGCAGGTTGTTGATCGTCACGCCCTTGCCCGCGACCTGCCGCGAGGTGCCGGCCACATAGCCGGTGAGCCCGGCGCGCGCGCTGTTGGAGAGGCCCAGAACGGCAATCGGCGATTTCACCGACTGGCTGGTGATGTTCACCACCCGGCCCCAGCCCTTCTCCATCATCTGCGGCAGCAGCGCCTTCATCAGCGCGATGGGGGTGAGCATGTTGGCATCCAGCGCCTTGATGAAATCATCGCGGTCCCAATCGCTCCACATGCCCGGCGGCGGGCCGCCCGCGTTGGTCACGAGGATGTCCACGTCGCCCGCCGCTGCCAGCACTTTCGCGCGGCCCTCTTCCGAGGTGATGTCGGCGGCCACGGCGGTGACTTCCACGCCGAACCGCGCGCGGATCTCCTCGGCCGTCGTTTGCAGCGGGCCTTCGGTGCGCGCGTTCAGCACAAGGGCGACGCCCTCGGCGGCCAGTGCTTCGGCGCAGCCGCGCCCCAGCCCCTTGGACGAGGCGCAGACAAGCGCCTTCTTCCCTGCGATTCCCATGTCCATGGAATGCTCCCTTCGCTTCCTGATGTGGCGCATGCCGGTGACATGCGATCTTGTGAATTCCTGCCTGCCTTCCGGCAAGCGCCGCGCCCACCCTGCCCCAGGGCTGCGCGATTCGCACCCTCTGGCCGATCGGTTCCCGCTTTGCCACGTTCTGCAGCACGCTTGCAGTATTGTTCACCCAATCGAAACACTCTTGCGCCAATGCTTGCCTTGCACTTGGCACGGGGCGGCCCCAGATTGACCAAAATCTTGTAAAACTTTACTTTACTGGCGGGGGTACTGCGATGAGCCACGCAGTCCGCGCCCTTGCAGGGCCCCTGTGCAGGGCCAAACCACACGCACCGGGCGCCTGCCGGTGGCTCCAGGACGAAAAGAGACTTGTGAAGATGTTGCCGCTTCCAGCCGGTTCCATGCTGCCTTTGCAAACCCTGCCCGTTTTCCGGGCGGAGGCGTTTGTTGCGG
The sequence above is drawn from the Pseudoruegeria sp. SHC-113 genome and encodes:
- a CDS encoding ABC transporter ATP-binding protein yields the protein MAGTAPRLEIRNITRRFGGRNVVDGVSLQIAAGEVTCLLGPSGCGKSTTLRIIAGVDMQSSGEIYVDGKLVCDTIHRVPPEGRGIGLMFQDFALFPHLTIAQNVAFGLKGSAAEKRARVEELLTRVGLLHFADEHPHQLSGGEQQRVALARALAPRPRIMLMDEPFSGLDNRLRDDIRDETLAVLKEEGTAVLLVTHEPDEAMRMADQIALMRDGKIVQQGAPYNIYNKPVDRAAAAFFSDINVIQGTVRGALTETAFGQFLAPGVADGTEVDIVFRPQHLKIDFDRAGKGPNPTPLAGVPARGVVERARFMGRESLVEFRMDFDGSILKATVPSVFLPKPGTPLWLTVRRERCFVFAGKKA
- a CDS encoding sodium:proline symporter; translated protein: MQAIILIALFGLVIAASLAVAPRKATPEGFFGGIGAQGAAPGLWTLVLSQVTTWIFARSLMNAAILGYFYGMAGTLAYAAYYGSFLTGGFIVARIRAGGGRSVQDWLSQRFGGFGTGCYNFVIGLRLLSEVFANLLVVGLIFGAVLPGVEGAQLWSVLAVAGFGLAYSAAGGLSASLRTDVVQMIVFLVVFAAAFLALILSPGFSLAAVLTAPGTSGSYNGWVLLLVAFLQVFSYPAHDPVMMDRGFLADARTTKLSFLHAFWISTACIIGFGFFGIQAGLVGAGYEGELIGTWAGMFPPWIFAALLLSLLVSALSTLDSALASAARLCVEELRWLPRTLSGGRIAMVAFMGIGALLTLSGNQTLFDAVAVSGTASMFLTPVLIIGLVQGRAIPRWAFGVAFAAAMLGAAAYFLRAEPFVAALLPEGHKYEQLLAICVVVLVVGFAAVLTGARAAARVVPGN
- a CDS encoding universal stress protein, whose translation is MKNIVVATDLSGRSAHALSRAFQLAAQSGASVTVVKVADEDLPATMSAKIQIDAQEMLEALCRAEAAKHPAPFSIEVLTGDPAQCIRACARDYDSDLIVLGAHRRRGFLDGMRETTLEHLVRIVRRPVLLASLPADAPYTKVLVPMDFSPASTAAAKAALKVAPAAEIAAFHAVHVPYQGMARGGPEKGMEDVFLNEAHEERDRWQAQSGLPESFPLPDISEGSAQQLLDAKLALFGPDLIAIGAHSRATAARWIVGSFAAGLVRNPPCDVLVTRPA
- a CDS encoding SDR family oxidoreductase — its product is MDMGIAGKKALVCASSKGLGRGCAEALAAEGVALVLNARTEGPLQTTAEEIRARFGVEVTAVAADITSEEGRAKVLAAAGDVDILVTNAGGPPPGMWSDWDRDDFIKALDANMLTPIALMKALLPQMMEKGWGRVVNITSQSVKSPIAVLGLSNSARAGLTGYVAGTSRQVAGKGVTINNLLPGIHATDRAIALDNAVVQQQGISMEDAIAQRAATIPAGRYGTSAEFGAMCAFLCSQHAGFIVGQNVLLDGGAVNATL